In Microbacterium pumilum, the following proteins share a genomic window:
- a CDS encoding carbohydrate ABC transporter permease: MATALVALPAPRERYSPGQKRTGTFLIYFVALVLIGLMLAPVAYIIIGGFRSNSEITVDPSGLPSVWHWENYADVLTSPIFWTQVLNSTITAVATTVLVVALGLMAAYALSRYSFRGRGAVYALFTAGLMFPMTVAITPLYILVRNLGIANSLVGVIIPQIAFALPVTIIILVPFLAAIPNELQEAASIDGCSRLGFFWRMVLPLSLPAVITVGILAFIASWNSYILPLFLLSNEGTYTLPLGTQAFASQYSVDTAKVLAFTSLSMIPALVFFSLFERRIVGGLTGAVKG; the protein is encoded by the coding sequence ATGGCCACCGCACTCGTCGCATTGCCGGCTCCCCGAGAGCGCTACTCGCCTGGGCAGAAGCGCACCGGCACGTTCCTCATCTACTTCGTCGCGCTGGTGCTCATCGGCCTGATGCTCGCCCCGGTGGCGTACATCATCATCGGCGGCTTCCGCTCCAACTCCGAGATCACGGTCGACCCGTCCGGGCTGCCCTCGGTCTGGCACTGGGAGAACTACGCCGACGTGCTCACGAGCCCCATCTTCTGGACGCAGGTGCTCAACTCGACCATCACGGCCGTCGCCACGACGGTCCTCGTCGTGGCCCTGGGCCTGATGGCCGCATACGCGCTGTCGCGCTACTCGTTCCGGGGCCGCGGGGCCGTCTATGCGCTCTTCACGGCCGGTCTCATGTTCCCCATGACGGTGGCGATCACGCCGCTGTACATCCTGGTGCGCAACCTGGGGATCGCGAACTCGCTCGTGGGCGTGATCATCCCGCAGATCGCGTTCGCGCTCCCGGTGACGATCATCATCCTGGTGCCGTTCCTCGCCGCGATCCCGAACGAGCTGCAGGAGGCGGCATCGATCGACGGCTGCAGTCGGCTGGGCTTCTTCTGGCGGATGGTGCTGCCGCTGTCGCTTCCCGCGGTGATCACGGTCGGCATCCTGGCGTTCATCGCGAGCTGGAACAGCTACATCCTTCCGCTCTTCCTGCTCAGCAATGAGGGCACGTACACGCTGCCGCTGGGCACCCAGGCGTTCGCCTCGCAGTACTCCGTCGACACGGCGAAGGTGCTGGCGTTCACGTCGCTCTCGATGATCCCCGCGCTCGTGTTCTTCAGCCTGTTCGAGCGTCGCATCGTCGGCGGGCTCACGGGAGCGGTCAAGGGATGA
- a CDS encoding sugar ABC transporter permease, producing the protein MATARETSLTTANAPGMPGSDGGVQTQPPSEFPPAVRPSAGRPRRRGIGWAARLELLVLIGPALVVFVAFVIFPVALAAYYGFFSWSGFGPPTKFVGLRNYVTILTDPAFHEALGHNLFIALMSLVLQGPIAIGLALLLNRKLRFQSAIRILIFVPYVISEVVVGIGWSLMLQSEGALNGLLRRFGLGALTSDWLSDPSIAIWTLMVIITWKYIGFAVILFLAGLQGIPDELSEAAAIDGASYWQIQRYIVLPLMGSTIRIWAFLSIIGSLQLFDLVWIIWGQYVSSTAGTSTMATYMVSNGRNAGSYGYGSAVAVVLFLISLTIALLYQRFVLRRDTAGAITGGKS; encoded by the coding sequence ATGGCTACCGCGCGCGAGACATCGCTGACCACCGCGAACGCGCCCGGCATGCCCGGCTCGGACGGGGGCGTGCAGACGCAGCCCCCGTCCGAGTTCCCGCCCGCCGTCCGGCCCTCGGCCGGGCGGCCGCGGCGCCGGGGCATCGGGTGGGCTGCACGCCTCGAGCTGCTCGTCCTCATCGGGCCGGCGCTCGTCGTCTTCGTCGCCTTCGTGATCTTCCCGGTCGCGCTCGCGGCGTACTACGGCTTCTTCAGCTGGTCGGGCTTCGGTCCCCCCACGAAGTTCGTCGGGCTGCGAAACTACGTCACGATCCTCACCGACCCCGCCTTCCACGAAGCCCTCGGCCACAACCTGTTCATCGCCTTGATGTCGCTGGTGCTCCAGGGCCCGATCGCCATCGGACTGGCGCTGCTGCTGAACCGCAAGCTCCGGTTCCAGTCCGCGATCCGCATCCTGATCTTCGTTCCCTACGTGATCTCCGAGGTGGTCGTCGGCATCGGCTGGAGCCTCATGCTCCAGTCGGAGGGCGCCCTCAACGGACTGCTCCGAAGGTTCGGCCTCGGCGCGCTGACCTCCGACTGGCTCTCAGACCCTTCGATCGCCATCTGGACGCTGATGGTCATCATCACCTGGAAGTACATCGGCTTCGCCGTCATCCTGTTCCTCGCGGGTCTTCAGGGCATCCCCGACGAGCTCTCGGAGGCGGCTGCGATCGACGGCGCGTCGTACTGGCAGATCCAGCGATACATCGTGCTCCCGCTCATGGGTTCCACGATCCGCATCTGGGCGTTCCTCTCGATCATCGGGTCGCTTCAGCTGTTCGACCTGGTGTGGATCATCTGGGGACAGTACGTCTCATCGACCGCCGGCACGTCGACGATGGCCACCTACATGGTCTCGAACGGACGAAACGCCGGCAGCTACGGCTACGGCAGCGCCGTCGCCGTCGTGCTGTTCCTCATCTCACTCACCATCGCCCTGCTCTATCAGCGCTTCGTGCTGCGGCGTGATACCGCCGGAGCGATCACAGGAGGAAAGTCCTGA
- a CDS encoding extracellular solute-binding protein, which produces MNAKRILLGTAVVAMGALALSGCSGGGSGDSNQDGKVSMTFWHNSTTGDGKKYWDDTVAAFEKANPDVTIKVQAIQNEEMDGKLQTSLNSNEGPDIFMARGGGKLADIVEAGQVMDISSGLSDATASAVGGSLSAFEIDGKNYGVPLSILPSGLFYSSDLFEAAGITANPTTIDELVDANAKLSASGVAPIAVGAKDAWPAAHWYYNFALRACSKDVLDDAAKSRSFDDPCWLTAGENLQDFLDTDPFNEGFLTTSAQQGAGSSAGLVANHKAAMELMGAWDPGVIASLTPDTKPLADLAWFPFPEVSGGDGEPGAMMGGVDGYSCWVNAPKECVDFLNFIVEKENQEAYATAFQTLPASQEAQSVVTDPALTNILEAYNKAPYVELWLDTLYGQNIGNALNVAVVDMFAGKGSAQDIVDAVNDAAAKS; this is translated from the coding sequence ATGAACGCGAAGAGGATCCTCCTGGGGACCGCCGTCGTGGCGATGGGCGCGCTCGCGCTCAGCGGCTGCAGCGGCGGGGGCTCGGGAGACTCGAACCAGGACGGCAAGGTCTCGATGACCTTCTGGCACAACTCGACCACCGGCGACGGCAAGAAGTACTGGGACGACACCGTCGCGGCATTCGAGAAGGCGAACCCCGACGTCACCATCAAGGTCCAGGCGATTCAGAACGAGGAGATGGACGGCAAGCTCCAGACGTCGCTCAACTCCAACGAGGGACCAGACATCTTCATGGCTCGCGGTGGTGGCAAGCTCGCAGACATCGTCGAGGCGGGCCAGGTCATGGACATCTCCAGCGGCCTCAGCGATGCCACCGCGTCAGCGGTCGGCGGCTCGCTCTCGGCGTTCGAGATCGACGGCAAGAACTACGGCGTTCCCCTCTCGATCCTGCCGTCGGGCCTGTTCTACTCGAGCGATCTGTTCGAGGCCGCGGGCATCACGGCGAACCCGACGACGATCGACGAGCTGGTCGACGCGAACGCGAAGCTGAGCGCCAGCGGCGTCGCACCCATCGCGGTCGGCGCAAAGGACGCGTGGCCCGCCGCGCACTGGTACTACAACTTCGCCCTGCGGGCGTGCTCGAAGGATGTGCTGGATGACGCGGCGAAGAGCCGCTCGTTCGACGACCCGTGCTGGCTCACGGCCGGTGAGAATCTGCAGGACTTCCTCGACACCGACCCGTTCAACGAAGGCTTCCTGACGACATCCGCTCAGCAGGGCGCCGGCTCGTCGGCCGGCCTGGTGGCCAACCACAAGGCGGCCATGGAGCTCATGGGCGCGTGGGACCCGGGTGTGATCGCGTCGCTGACGCCCGACACGAAGCCGCTCGCCGACCTGGCGTGGTTCCCGTTCCCTGAGGTCTCGGGCGGTGACGGCGAGCCCGGCGCCATGATGGGCGGCGTCGACGGCTACTCGTGCTGGGTGAACGCGCCCAAGGAGTGCGTCGATTTCCTGAACTTCATCGTCGAGAAGGAGAACCAGGAGGCGTACGCCACGGCGTTCCAGACGCTCCCCGCGTCGCAGGAGGCGCAGAGCGTCGTCACCGACCCTGCACTCACGAACATCCTCGAGGCCTACAACAAGGCACCGTACGTGGAGCTCTGGCTCGACACGCTGTACGGCCAGAACATCGGCAACGCGCTCAATGTCGCCGTGGTCGACATGTTCGCCGGCAAGGGTTCGGCGCAGGACATCGTCGACGCCGTCAACGACGCCGCAGCGAAGTCCTGA
- a CDS encoding LacI family DNA-binding transcriptional regulator, with amino-acid sequence MSTRPTIRDVAAAAGVSVATVSKAVNSRYGVAPATVDHVMRIVRELGYESSLIASSMRSRRTGVIGVLVADFEPFSAEILKGVSAGLREHPFELLAYSGSGHAESEGWERRSLSRLSGTLIDGVILVTPTVVNITADVPIVAIDPHTGPADLPTVESDSFGGARAAVGFLTELGHTRIGFIAGRPDLRSSIAREAGYRSALADAGIAVDSSLIGVGRYAQDTAREAATALLSRPDRPTAIFAANDLSAIAIIEVANLLGLEVPRDLSVVGFDDIPEASQLTPALTTVRQQMQSLGAVAAGLLMSLMADEHPAAQHLRLPTKLIARGTTGPPPRSD; translated from the coding sequence ATGAGCACCAGGCCCACCATCCGCGACGTCGCCGCGGCTGCGGGCGTGTCCGTCGCGACGGTGTCGAAGGCGGTCAACTCCCGGTACGGCGTCGCACCGGCGACGGTGGACCATGTGATGCGAATCGTGCGAGAGCTCGGCTACGAGTCGAGCCTCATCGCGAGCAGCATGCGGTCACGCCGAACGGGCGTGATCGGGGTGCTGGTGGCCGATTTCGAGCCCTTCAGTGCCGAGATCCTCAAGGGCGTGAGCGCCGGGCTGCGGGAGCATCCGTTCGAGCTCCTCGCCTACAGCGGTTCTGGCCATGCCGAAAGCGAGGGGTGGGAGCGCCGATCGCTCAGCCGGCTCAGCGGGACGCTCATCGACGGCGTGATCCTCGTGACCCCGACTGTGGTCAACATCACTGCGGACGTGCCGATCGTCGCGATCGATCCGCACACCGGTCCCGCCGACCTTCCGACGGTCGAATCCGACAGCTTCGGCGGCGCCCGTGCGGCAGTCGGCTTCCTCACCGAGCTCGGGCACACGCGCATCGGCTTCATCGCGGGACGCCCCGACCTGCGCTCCTCCATCGCCCGCGAGGCCGGCTATCGGAGTGCCCTCGCCGACGCGGGGATCGCCGTCGACAGTTCGCTCATCGGTGTCGGCCGCTACGCGCAGGACACGGCGCGGGAGGCGGCGACCGCGCTGCTCTCGCGGCCCGATCGCCCGACCGCGATCTTCGCCGCCAACGACCTGTCAGCCATCGCGATCATCGAGGTCGCGAATCTCCTCGGGCTCGAGGTGCCGCGAGACCTGTCCGTCGTCGGATTCGACGACATCCCCGAGGCATCCCAGCTCACGCCCGCCCTCACCACCGTCCGTCAGCAGATGCAGTCGCTCGGGGCGGTGGCCGCCGGGCTCCTGATGTCGCTCATGGCCGACGAGCATCCCGCCGCCCAGCACCTGCGGCTGCCGACGAAGCTCATCGCGCGCGGCACGACCGGCCCACCCCCACGTTCGGACTGA
- a CDS encoding ROK family transcriptional regulator translates to MNDSVGIRQANLSRVLRLVHVDGPLSRAALTEATGLNRSTIADLIGALVEGGLVEERAPDPVGRVGRPSPVVAAHPRVVAIAVNPEVDALTMAAVGLGRRIPVRVRLEVDHLLTPDETAALVAEQIGLWKAEALVGHRVVGVGIAVPGLVRASDGLVRDAPHLMWRDVALRDLVSTASGLPVVVGNDASMGVAAEHLFGAARGEDHIVYLNGGASGIGGGLVVNGSPVTGAAGYAGEFGQNRPGIAADTDRTVDGGVLEDEVSRARLLSVLRLRSADEPTLAAALAASTAPEVRAEVARQRRILTTALANAVNVLNPSVVVLGGYLAALAAEDLDLLLTAVSDTAMPSTCEDLSIRVAVLAEDRLLIGAAEAAFADLLRDPLAPGAPGAPRAS, encoded by the coding sequence GTGAACGACTCCGTCGGCATCCGTCAGGCCAACCTGAGCCGTGTGCTGCGGCTCGTGCACGTCGACGGTCCCCTCTCGCGCGCCGCCCTCACCGAGGCCACCGGGCTGAACCGCTCGACCATCGCGGACCTCATCGGCGCCCTCGTCGAAGGCGGCCTCGTCGAAGAGCGCGCGCCGGACCCGGTCGGCCGCGTCGGCCGGCCGTCGCCCGTTGTCGCGGCGCATCCCCGGGTGGTCGCGATCGCGGTCAATCCCGAGGTCGATGCCCTCACCATGGCGGCCGTCGGCCTCGGCCGTCGCATCCCGGTCCGCGTGCGGCTCGAGGTGGACCACCTGCTCACGCCCGACGAGACGGCGGCGCTCGTCGCCGAGCAGATCGGCCTGTGGAAGGCGGAGGCCCTGGTCGGCCACCGCGTCGTCGGCGTCGGGATCGCGGTGCCCGGCCTCGTCCGCGCATCGGACGGTCTGGTCCGCGACGCGCCACACCTGATGTGGCGGGATGTCGCGCTCCGCGATCTGGTGTCGACGGCGTCCGGCCTTCCCGTCGTCGTCGGCAACGACGCCAGCATGGGTGTCGCCGCCGAGCACCTCTTCGGAGCGGCACGCGGTGAGGACCACATCGTCTACCTGAACGGCGGCGCGAGCGGTATCGGCGGCGGACTCGTCGTGAACGGGTCGCCCGTCACCGGCGCGGCGGGATACGCGGGTGAGTTCGGCCAGAATCGCCCCGGCATCGCCGCCGACACGGATCGCACGGTGGACGGCGGCGTACTCGAAGACGAGGTCAGCCGGGCCCGACTGCTGTCCGTGCTCCGCCTCCGCAGCGCCGATGAGCCGACACTCGCGGCGGCACTGGCGGCCTCGACGGCGCCGGAGGTGCGTGCCGAGGTCGCCCGCCAGCGGCGCATCCTCACCACAGCGCTCGCGAACGCCGTGAACGTCCTGAACCCTTCCGTGGTGGTGCTGGGCGGATACCTGGCCGCCCTCGCGGCCGAGGACCTCGACCTGCTGCTGACGGCCGTGAGCGACACCGCGATGCCGTCCACCTGTGAGGATCTCTCCATCCGCGTCGCCGTTCTCGCGGAGGATCGCCTGCTGATCGGCGCCGCGGAGGCGGCATTCGCCGACCTGCTGCGTGACCCGCTCGCACCCGGAGCACCCGGAGCGCCCAGGGCCTCCTGA
- the xylA gene encoding xylose isomerase, translating to MPTPTPADKFSFGLWTVGYNGTDPFGGPTRHPLDVVHAVEKLAELGAYGLTFHDDDLFAFGSTDAERQNQIDRLKGALADTGLIIPMVTTNLFSAPVFKDGGFTSNDRDVRRFALRKVFRQLDLGAELGAQTFVMWGGREGAEYDAAKDIRQALERYREAVNLLGDYVTDKGYDIRFAIEPKPNEPRGDILLPTLGHALAFIDSLERPELVGLNPEVGHEQMAGLNFAAGIAQALYHGKLFHIDLNGQRGIKYDQDLVFGHGDLHNAFALVDLLENGGPGGVPAYDGPRHFDYKPSRTEDETGVWDSAAANMSTYLLLKERAAAFRADPEVQEALAASRVPELSVPTLNPGETYDEFLADRSAYEDFDPSVYLGGKGFGFVRLQQLATEHLLGARG from the coding sequence ATGCCCACCCCCACTCCCGCCGACAAGTTCTCCTTCGGCCTCTGGACCGTCGGCTACAACGGCACCGATCCGTTCGGAGGACCCACCCGTCATCCGCTCGACGTCGTGCACGCGGTCGAGAAGCTCGCCGAGCTCGGCGCTTACGGCCTCACGTTCCACGACGACGACCTGTTCGCGTTCGGCTCCACCGATGCCGAGCGGCAGAACCAGATCGATCGCCTCAAGGGCGCGCTGGCGGACACCGGACTCATCATCCCGATGGTGACCACCAACCTCTTCTCGGCCCCCGTCTTCAAGGACGGCGGCTTCACCTCGAACGACCGCGATGTGCGGCGCTTCGCGCTGCGCAAGGTCTTCCGTCAGCTCGACCTCGGCGCGGAGCTCGGTGCCCAGACGTTCGTCATGTGGGGCGGCCGCGAGGGCGCCGAGTACGACGCCGCGAAGGACATCCGCCAGGCGCTCGAGCGCTACCGCGAGGCCGTGAACCTGCTCGGGGACTACGTGACCGACAAGGGCTACGACATCCGCTTCGCAATCGAGCCGAAGCCCAACGAGCCGCGTGGCGACATCCTGCTGCCGACGCTCGGGCACGCGCTCGCGTTCATCGACTCGCTCGAGCGGCCGGAGCTCGTGGGCCTGAACCCCGAGGTGGGTCATGAGCAGATGGCCGGCCTGAACTTCGCCGCCGGCATCGCCCAGGCGCTGTACCACGGCAAGCTCTTCCACATCGACCTCAACGGCCAGCGCGGGATCAAGTACGACCAGGACCTGGTGTTCGGTCACGGCGATCTGCACAATGCCTTCGCCCTCGTCGATCTGCTCGAAAACGGCGGTCCCGGCGGTGTCCCGGCCTACGACGGCCCCCGTCACTTCGACTACAAGCCCTCCCGCACCGAGGACGAGACCGGCGTGTGGGACTCCGCCGCCGCGAACATGAGCACGTACCTGCTGCTGAAGGAGCGTGCCGCGGCCTTCCGCGCCGACCCCGAGGTGCAGGAGGCGCTCGCCGCTTCGCGTGTGCCCGAGCTCTCGGTGCCGACGCTGAACCCCGGCGAGACCTACGACGAGTTCCTCGCCGACCGCTCGGCCTACGAGGACTTCGACCCGAGTGTGTACCTCGGCGGCAAGGGCTTCGGATTCGTCCGCCTGCAGCAGCTCGCGACCGAGCACCTGCTCGGCGCCCGCGGCTGA